AACTCCATAGAACAGTACAACTCCATAGAACAGTACACCTCTATAGAACAGTTCACCTCCATAGAACAGTTCACCTCTATAGAACAGTACACCTCCATAGAACAGTACACCTCTATAGAACAGTACACCACTATAGAACAGTACAACTCCATAGAACAGTACACCTCTATAGAACAGTTCACCTCCATAGAACAGTACACCTCTATAGAACAGTACACCTCTATAGAACAGTTCACCTCCATAGAACAGTACACCTCTATAGAACAGTACACCTCTATAGAACAGTTCACCTCCATAGAACAGTTCACCTCTATAGAACAGTTCACCTCTATAGAACAGTACACCTCTATAGAACAGTTCACCTCCATAGAACAGTACACCTCTATAAGGGACCTGGTAAATGGAGCCACACTAAATATAGGGGCCGCTCTATATACTGGAACAGTAGATTCCCTCACTGTCTGTAAGTCCCCTGAGTCATACAGAAGTTCATATCttattagcattattatatTAACTCAGATCTTTGGAGATCCATGCCCACATCATGTAGAGACTCAAAATACTTCCAAGGCCTTGACTGTAATGATGGTTAATTATTCTGAACAGAATTTGAATGAAATAATATTCAGGGCTGAAGCTGGTGTACTAATTGAACAAGTAACAGTGTGGCTGAAGTTTCCTGTTCCAGTCTCTCTGGTGGGGCGCTAACGTAAAGTAACTGCCAACCCTGTAAAAAACACATGATGAGAATGACACTctaaaaatgttaaaaagaaaaaaaccgaAATGGGCAGAACAGCCAATTAAACACCACAACAAATACACAGCAACAAATGCACATTcttaacactgaacactgatttACAGATGATTTACATGTGGAGGAGAGGCTCACCGCGTCTTGGGAGTCTTTACTGCACCCCAATCAAATACGTTTCTCTCCCTCAGCAAATGATCAGAGGCCAGATTGTTTTAACTTCTGTCACGCTTAAAGCTGCTTAGGTTTGCTGTCTGTGAACTAATATTTAAATTCATATttgatgtttgtttttattaattCAATAAATCCCATGACCAAGAAAATTCATAAGTCCATTAAAGTCAGCAAATGAGTTAACTAATGAGTTAGCTAATATGCTCTTTCTCAATTGAATGACTACAAAACCCAGAGAGAGAGCTGGTTGCTAATGTGATGCCATCTGAAAGAGTCTTGAAGATTTTCAAAGGTACAACAATTGATTCAGTTCATTTATGTCGCTTACAATTTTAGAATTCAACAAGAGATTTTACGAGGGCCCCCATCGGATACTGAGGAGCAGTTTAACCTCAATTACATTGCAAACAATGTCTGCAGTTATCACCAACCAAGCCCCTAGAGAAACCTGTATCCTTAAAACAGTGTGTCAATAATTTTGACACTATCTATTAGAAGTATTATTGTCTATAAGTAGATTTAGATATACTGCTGCAATCTAGGAGACCCCTTAAATTATTCATAATGTAGTAATTATCTGTATTGCTTAGTTGATAAATTAATTATAATAACACTCACagttcagttgcacatgtttaaaagtTGTACCCCatgacctttattttgaaaatacGTCTTGGCACTGAAGCGCTTACCGGCTAGCATGAACTCGTCGTTGATTCATAGATGTGAACTTTTCACATCTTCTAAATCTATCTTTACTGAAAGCCATTGTGTGGGGATAAATTCACAATAGGTATTTATCGCATACACtatctggtttttttttttataacgaGCCCATTCTTTCGGATATAGAGCTAACTTCACCGCGGTGAGTGTGGTGAACAGTCTGGGCTGTTGAACGCAGCACAGACGTGTTAACAACACGGACATGTCCGCCCTTACACTGGGAATATTTATATACGACGACCTTACGACTGCGTGGAGTTTTAATAATCTTTCATTTTTAAACAGAATCATTAGTGAGATAGAGCTAGAATTGACTAGGCAGCTAAACGTGTCCACCCGTAGCCAGACATGTCGGTAGTGACGGTGCAGCTGGGCCAGTGTGGCAACCAGACCGGGCGAGAGATGTTCAGCACCGCGCACGCCGACGCGCACGGAGCGGGTCGGAACAACTACCAGCGATGCAGCGACGAGAGGTTCTTCTGGAGGAACCCAGCCGGAGGTGAGACCCGTAACACCTTCACAACGCCTGAGTTGGGGCGCCTCAGGAGGTTGAAGGTTCTGCTGTGACCCCCCAGGGCTGGTGGCCAGGGCGGTTCTCGTGGACATGGAGCCTAAAGTGATTTCTCAAGCAATCGCAAAGGCGTCGAGGTCGGGACGTTGGAGATATGGGGCCAACGCGCACTTTTGCCAGAAACAAGGCTCAGGAAATAACTGGGCAAACGGGTGAGAGGGAAGAGATAAGTTATATGTTGTGttcatatggtgtgtgtgtttcttattGTGCGTTTTCGTGGATGTCTTGTGTAGGTACTATGTTCTTGGCCCTCGTCATGAAGAAGCGGTGGAGGACTTGGTCCGGAGGGAAGTGGAGCGCTGTGATCGGCTGGCAGGGATCTTTGCCATGATGAGTGTGGCGGGGGGGACAGGATCTGGGGTCGGCACCTATGTCACACAGTGTCTGCGAGACATGTATCCACAATCCTTTATTCTTAATCATCTGACGTGGCCCTATGGAACAGGGGAGGTAGATGACGTGTGTTTCTAAAGAGAGTCTGCTAGGCCTCAGTAAAACGTTACTGTGAACGTTCACTCAACGTTCACCTTTCTGCTCCTTCCCAAGGTGATCGTACAGAACTACAATTCAGTGCTCACTTTGTCTCGCCTGTACCACCTGTCCGACGCCCTCGTGGTTCACGAGAACGACACCGTTCACAAGATCTGCAGTCAACTGATGAACATCAAGAACATCTCCATCGGTGACATGAACGCGGTGATCGCTCACCAGCTGGTCAGCGTGCTGCAGCCAGCGTACACGCCCGACTCGGCCGGCAGCTACTGCAGGAACCCCATAGGTACCGCACCGGGCCGCCCGCTCCTTTCAGAACACCTCCGTGTCTCTCTCAAGACTCTGATGAATGTGCTTGTCCAGGTGAACTACTGAGTTCCCTGGTGTGTCACCCAGAACACAAGCTGCTGTCGTTGAGCTGTATCCCCCACATGCCACGCTCCTCTCTGGCCTACAGCGCTCACACGTGGCCTGGACTGCTCAAGCATCTCAGACAGATGCTTATCGCCAATGCCAAGATGGAAGAAGGTGGGAGCTTTAGTTATTTGTACTGTTTATAATTAAGTTACAAGCACTGAGAACTGATGTGAGCTGCAACTATTGTAATTATTTCTGACCTGTTTACATGAATTCCACTAATAAACATGTGTATCGTCATGCTTAAAATGACATTTACAGGTATTGATTGGAAAGTGTCTGTTCCATTGTTTGGAGGTGAGAGCACAGCAAACGCTCAGAGATGTTTCAACAGGTCCATCTCCAACCTTCTCATACTGCGGGGTAAAGATGCCTCGAGTGCagatacaggtacacacacaagactTCTAATATGTGATCGAAACTTGCACTCTAAATCAGTAATAACTAACCAGAGCCAAAGTAATGCACCTCCAGATGTAGTCTTCATTTTAGGCTTGGACGTGATGTTTATGGACCTGTTTGGATCTTCAGGGGGTTTTAAGGATTCTGCTCTGTACGTGCCATGGGTTCCACCAGAGGGCAGTTTCAGCACATGGAGTTCACCTGTGCCTTTCAACGGCTACGAGAAGTCCGCCACATTAGTCAGCAATAGCCAATCTCTGTTGAAACCTCTGGATAACATTGTTAGAAAGGCTTGGAATATGTTTGCCTCTAGGTGAGACAATTTAGCTGTAGTACTTAAAATGTTGCCATCAGGAAATTAATCTGATTTTAAAAGACCCCTTTTTCCCCCAACAGGGCTTATATTCAGCAATATACCAAATTTGGATTATCAGAAGAGGATTTCCTGAACAGCTTTACCACACTGGAACAGGTTATCTCTAGCTACAAACACCTGTGAATCTACAGATTTCAGATTGCTTAGGACTGTTAATGCCGGCTAAGTTTTCTAATGCAAATTGTAAAATTCATGTCTgacatttttataaaaatataaataaaaatattaaaaaataaataaaaaccatATAAGCCTCTACTTACTCAATTATCTGTGAAGGTACCATTACATTAATCAAGTTCCTCAACCAGATGCTCAGTGCCCGTGCTGGGATGCTCTGTCCACGGTAGTCATGTGCACTACTGGGTCGTAATCAGTGTTTACAATGTCATTTACAAGCCTTTTTAATCAACATTGtgcttttatttgacaaaaCCAGTCAGTCAATAATGAAGGTAAATAAATGTAATCAGCTTTATTTTTTGCATACAAACAAGAATTTGTTCATTCATATACTGACATCATCTAGTTTGATTGATAACCGGAGGTAAGACCTTCATGGGAATATAAGCCTATAAAAATTAAGTTGTTAATCTCCACGTATTTCACAAACCTTATGTAAAATGAAACGGTCCGATTTAAACTGGCTACTGAACGGTTTACCTAAGGCAACTTGGCATAAATTTGTTAGCCAATTGGATAAAATAAGTTTAATCTCTATTCCGTTTGGGGAACCTGTGCTCTGCCCCAAACAGCTGTGGAGACTAAAAAAGGAAAAATTACTCCAATTACTGACCACAACAGAACAAAGTCAGGACGTATGTCCACGGACGTAGGCAGAACAACGAACATGTATTCAATTTTTTTCCGATGACCAATCCAAAGTTTCAGTCAGCCTACAGACTGCTGTTGCCTTATGAGCTCAGAGCCAACACCAGTCTGATAAGCTAACCGACACAGTGGCACAGATGGCAAAACTGGCCCGAGAACATCCATGAACCGACATGAAAATCAAACCTGTTCATCACAACTTATTTTCTCAGTATTTACTATTGTTCTAATGTCAACATATGAAGCATCATGTCCAGCATTCTGCAATAGTAAATATTAATAAGCAAAACCTTCCATTTCCTTTTAGAATGTTTTCACATTTTACACTAAATATTAAAAAGGtacttgtattttataatatacaCTTACCTATTTAAGGTGGAACTGTTCAGACTTTTGAAGTGCAGGTTTCAGAAAGGACATCCATGATAACTAAAATAAATCCGTGAAATGTGGTCCATGGTAAATGCATAATAGTGGCCAAAGCTGGCCCAGAACAAGTAGAACAAAACAATCGTATTATTCCAATTTAATGTCAAACAGAAGTCAGTCAACATTAGCTGAGAGCTATTTTGCTTACAGAACAAATgaagacaaaaaaacaaaacaagaatgaGGCATTTTGTGAGGCGAGACATCTCTACACACAGAGCAGGCAGCTGTACCAGTTCTGTCCCTTACTGGGTTAAaatagtttgatttgtggcaaaCTGGTAGTTCTCTTCATTCTTGAACAAAGCTGTGCATTGATGTTGAAACGAATTATTTACACAATCCGCAATCGTGCTGATCTTTTGATATTGCTATCCTTGtataacaaaaaaacaaaaaagacagttttttaaataaactccCTGAAAACAGCCACTGCATCATGACTCTCATAACACACAACTCACAAACCCGCTCCTGCCTAGGTACACCATTACTAcagaaattaaataaaacagtATAGCGATTAGAACTGTATACACTTCAATGGAAGCATGAACCTGCGATGTTGCGTTAGGCACTGCAACAAGTATAACTGCCCTGCCTTTGGCTGGCTGTCTCATCCCTACAGAAGTAAAAATCACACAGTTATAACATctgattttaatattcaaacaCTACAGACAAATGAGAGGAAGGATGGTGGCCTGTCCAACATAGGAGTAcacagagaagcacacagaTTAGTGCCCATTTAGCAGACTTGGTTAAACGTTTCCTAGCTCCTGTACCAGGAGCCTGAGATGGATTAGTGTGAGTCTATCACTTGGATTTCCCCTCCGAGCATTTCCTCTGCTGGAGCCGCTTAGCGTAGCTCTGTGCCATGGAGTTTACGATTGAGAGAATAAAATAGCAGACCATGACGAGTACCACTTTCTCAAAGACCCAGGAAAGCCAGCTTTCTCCCTGCAGAAGGACCAAGAAACAGTTTCACTACACAAGTGCCGTCAGGAATAAGACACTTGTATTCACCCTTGTGTTACAGCATTCAAAAGTCAAATCTTTCGCGGGGCTCAAAAGCTGCTCCCCGATAATGCTGAGCAAAAATCTCAATTCACTGAAGTCAGAGGGTGACGACCAACCTCATAACCCTTTACCAACACAGCTGTGAACCAAAGGGACTCTACAGTTGAAAAGCAGAaaacaaaaccctacccacaAACCCCCTCCGAGTTCTTACCGCAGGTGTGCCATCTCCGGCAGGGTGATGGAGCTTCGTTCTCTGGGCTTCTAGGTATTCACTAAACGGCTTCTGCAAGGAAGCTCCCACTCCAGGTATGGCACTGTGAACACAGCCAAACACACCAGGTAAGCCTAAACACTACTCACCAGGGCACGCCACAGAAGACCAACACCCAGACTGCTCTCGCAAACACCAGCACTCCGGCTAAGGTGCCACAGCACAGCAGGGAGAGAACACTTTGAACCCTCACTTATATTACCGAGGTTCCTGTTGGAACTGGTCTGAAGCTATAAATCAGGAAGTGACTCGCCGCTGTGTCATCAGGACAATGTATGAAGAACCGCCCACATTTGAAGGAGCAACTATCAGTGACAAATCTAAcacaacacaactacacactcAAAGAAAGAGCTATTAAAATTGTGTAAAAAATTGTGTTTTTATCAGAATGATGTAGGACATAAAGCAAACTAAAACAGCACAAGAATTAATTCATAATGATTTAGTTTAAATGCCAAGATACACAATCTGAAACTGAAAAAACTGACACTGAAACAGGATGGTATCTGTTGATCTTTATCAAGACAAAACATGTTCATTTTACATCTTTAATAAGAGAAGCACATTATGCAAAACATTATGTTTTGTCAGGATACAATCCCACACCAATGTGTAAGCCTATGACTGCTGGTAGGACCCCAGAACACGTTCTAGATCAAAGAACCACTTTCTTTGATCAAATTATGTCATAAAGGAGGTACAGGCCCAATtgagaataaaaaaacatttttctgaGAAGGGCAAAAACCCAGAGGAACACTTATCTGGTTTATCTATGGTTGATCATAGAACTGTCACCTACTTTTATATAAACCACCACCCATCTCTGTAAAAGACGTTTTTCAGTCATACCAAAACCACACTAAACTATTAACATACTGAGCTATTAACGTAACTGTTATAAAGGGAAAAGCTTAAAGCTACTACACTGATGATTCTTAATGAAAGAAACAAGcactagcctagcctagcctagcatTAGCACTAGCCTGGTCAGCTCCGTCCTCAACATGAACGTTCCAGACTACTGCAGTCAGAATCACTGTCACATTCAAGAGCAAACCAGT
This sequence is a window from Brachyhypopomus gauderio isolate BG-103 chromosome 16, BGAUD_0.2, whole genome shotgun sequence. Protein-coding genes within it:
- the tubd1 gene encoding tubulin delta chain is translated as MSVVTVQLGQCGNQTGREMFSTAHADAHGAGRNNYQRCSDERFFWRNPAGGLVARAVLVDMEPKVISQAIAKASRSGRWRYGANAHFCQKQGSGNNWANGYYVLGPRHEEAVEDLVRREVERCDRLAGIFAMMSVAGGTGSGVGTYVTQCLRDMYPQSFILNHLTWPYGTGEVIVQNYNSVLTLSRLYHLSDALVVHENDTVHKICSQLMNIKNISIGDMNAVIAHQLVSVLQPAYTPDSAGSYCRNPIGELLSSLVCHPEHKLLSLSCIPHMPRSSLAYSAHTWPGLLKHLRQMLIANAKMEEGIDWKVSVPLFGGESTANAQRCFNRSISNLLILRGKDASSADTGGFKDSALYVPWVPPEGSFSTWSSPVPFNGYEKSATLVSNSQSLLKPLDNIVRKAWNMFASRAYIQQYTKFGLSEEDFLNSFTTLEQVISSYKHL